GGAGCACAGTCCAGCTCCGACTCCGCATAGAGCCATCTATGGCTTTGCGTTCTATATGCTGTTTACGGTTCTGTTTATTGTATACGTGGCTTGGGCGCTCCTGCCGTTTGAGTTTGGTCTGCAACCCTACTTGCCAGACAAATATTTTGCAGTTTTTGTGCCATTTCTGGTGCTGATGTTCGCCTGGTTTTTCGCTTTCCTTATATATCCGGCCATTAATATGTCGATGACTGTCAATGTTGATTCGATTCATACCGTGGTGGACCCCAAACTAGCTTTACCCAAGGGCACAGCATTTACATCCTGGTCACAGCTCAAGAATTCCAAAGATTCCCCAACAAAGCAAAAGAAGCCGACACCAATCAACTGCAATATGTGCAAGACATCGCACAAGCCCATAACGCGAGCACCCATAGCCCCACTAAGATTCCTTGACCTACAAGAAGTGAATAAAGCATATTAAAACTAAAAAAACTAACAAATTACTTTTATTCCGTTCAAGAAATTCATTTTCTTCGGACCGTTGTCCAGCCATCTTCGGGCTCAACGAATTCCCCAGCCTTCTGCTTGCGTGTCTGAGAGCGAGTGACGCGGCCGCTGCCGCTAGGAGCCTCATCTTCCTCGCTCTCATCTatttcatcatcatcatcatcgccgTCTTCGTCCATGTCTTCGTCGTCGTCCGAAGACGAGTCACCGTCTACCGGTGTGTACGTTACTTTGACATCGGGACGCAGCCACTCTTTGCCGGGTGGCAGTTTGCTGAGCTCTGTTTCAATCTCTGGATATTGGTTCTGCTGGGCCATCTGCTTGTAACGCAGCAGATTCCGACAAATTTCTGGTATGGAATTATCGTCGCACAGCGTGTTGAATTCCTGGTCCATGAGCTCTTCGAGCACCTCCTGGAGCTCGCCCTGCGTGATGTTTTCGTTGCCTACACAGTATTGATATGTGTAGTCCATGATTTGGATGGCCACCTAGCAGCGAATTTTAGGTTAGAAAATGGCTAGAAATTAATGTAGAAGTGGGCTCACCTGCTGGCCATTGCGTCCGCCCATGCCATGCTCCACGGCAAGCCTCAAGTTCTGCCAATTGTTGAAGATCTTCTCAACAATTAGTCGAAAATTCTTTTGGAATTCCGTTTGTTGTGTGGCTGCCATCGCAAAGCTGAAGAAACTGAAGGGAAACCTGCAATATTACCGCACCGAAGGGCGTTCCAAAATGTCTTTGCTCAAACAAATTCGTCGATCTCTCGACTAATAACCAAAACAGAACACAGaaaaacacttaaaaaataaacaCACGTGAAATATAGAAGAACAGTGTGACCGCTCGCAGAATTATGCCATTCGCAGGAAACGTTGTACATTTGCTCCTTTTGCGCCAAAAGTTGGAAaataagtaaaaaaaaaaaaagccggAAAGTCATGTCGGATGACGAGATTACTGCCGATCTTCAAGCGGAGAATGATGTTGACGCTGAGGCTGCCTTGGCCAATGATGACGAGGAAGATGATGACGATGTAGAGCAAATAACGGCACAAAAGGTTAGCGTTTCTTAAGAAATCCTAAAATTAATAATCCATTTCTGCGGAATCCACAGGTGCTCGAGATTCTGGAGACTGCTTGGACCAATGAAATGTGTGCCCCCGAAATACTGCCCAACCAAACCGACATGCTGGAGCTGATGGTCTCCCAGGTGTCTCATATGGAGGAGCAAATGAGGGACTTGGACAAGAACGACTTCCGAGCTGTGGTGCATAGCATGGAGCTGGAACGTGTACGCTACATCATGGCCAGCTACTTGAGATGCCGCCTGCAGAAAATCGAGACCTTCACCCAGCACATACTTAACCAGGAGGAGGCTCGAGAGCCGGACGACAAACGCCTGTCGCCAGAGGAGACGAAATTTGCCAAGGAATTCGCAGGACATGTAGATGAGTACTTCCACAAGGTGGCCACCCAGTACATGCCCAACCAGCAGCGTGGCGAGCTCGACCAAAGGATCGTTGTCCCCAACCTCATGAGTCATGTCTTTCTCAAGGCAAATGTGGCAGGTGAATATTCAGCTTCAATCTTTCAGAGGGAACTGCCAATTCAATGCATGATCTTCTTTACGTTTTAGTGCCGGCTGTGATTGTGGGCGTCGACGATGAGGAGGTGGACATGGCGCCCGGCTCCCAACACATTATTCCATATCAACTAGTGGCTGACTTGCTACAGAACAACCAAGCGCAGCTTATTTAACAGAAAACAGCAAATGTAAAATAGATTAAAAAACAGATCAATTTGTAGACAACAAAAGTATATAAGATTTCATGCGATACTTGCATATATTTTGAAGTAAATTAATAGTTATAGTACATGCAAAAGGTTGTTGCCATTCGAATTCCGACGTGGGTGCAGCCAGGGCTGGCAAACACGTGAGCTAACAACAGCTGACTGGAACTCTCCATTGGAAAATGGTGGTTGGTGGTGTCTCAAACGTGTATATAGGCACATACCACGCAGCCAATTAGCTGCTTTTGTCAATGTGGCGGGCTTTTGCGCGAGTACCGAGAGCATTAGAGTGTGGGTTAGTAACGCTGACGCAGCAATTTCCTCATTCCAAAGCGAGAAATTTCTGCAGAACCTCTTACCTCAGCAAACACATCCTCCAACCCATCATCATGACCAGTAGTGTGAAGCCAAAAGTTGTGTTTGTTCTAGGTGGCCCTGGTGCGGGCAAGGGCACGCAATGCTCCAAAATCGTGAATCGTTTCCTCTTCACGCACTTGTCCGCGGGTGACCTACTGAGGGAGGAGCGGTCGCGAGAGGGTTCAGAGTTTGGCTCGCTGATTGAGGATTACATACGTAACGGGAAAATCGTGCCCGTGGAGATCACGTGTTCGCTGCTGGAAAACGCAATGAAGAGCTCGGGCAAATCGCTCTTCCTCATTGACGGCTTTCCCCGGAACCAGGACAATCTGGACGGTTGGAACCGTCAGATGTCCGATAAAGTGGATCTGCAATTCGTTCTCTTCTTCGACTGCGACGAGGAGGTCTGTGTCAAACGCTGTTTGATCAGGGGTCAGGGCGGCTCCGGACGCTCCGACGACAATCTGGAGAGTCTCAAGAAGCGCATCCAGACGTACAACAACGATTCGATGCCCATCATCAAGTACTTTGACGACGCCGGCCAGGTGAAGAGGATCGATGCCAGCCCCGATGCCGACCAGGTCTTCAGGGAGGTGGAGCGCACCTTTATGACCAGCGGTTTCTAGATGGCGGAATAGCCTCTCCAAGTGAAATGTTATCTCTTCAGCTCTTTGTTTAATTATTTTGTGTGCGTGTAGCCTTGTCTTAGTTGTAGAAAGTTTGTCCTCCATTCCAAACTgtcaaatatacatatatatgcttgTTATTGAAATTTAAGAACGAACGCTGTGCAATTACTCATCGATTTTCCGTCTGGAATAGGGTGGAACAAGCGGGGGCCTGAACAAGCACTCTATTTTATAACATTTGCACTTCAAAAATACACGAAAGCGAGATGAAACCGTTAGGTATCTCTTATATAAAACTATGATTGGAAAACGGCAGGCAGATTCTCTCGGACTTAGTCCTTTCGTAGTTTGTCCAGACGCGCCTGAAGGTCGGCATCCGCATCGGACATGGGCGAGGTGCCACCGCTACCACCAGCTGCTCCAGCGCCAGCACCTGacccaccaccgccgccgccgccaccagcCCCGCCTGCTCCCACACCACcggcagccacagccgcaggAGTCTTCTGCGCCCCAACACCGCCGGCTACCGACAGCGAGCCGGAGGCATTGGGCAGGTCTCCCAATTGCTCGCCCAACTGCAGGCCCAACTCGTCGAGTACTTGTGAAACGACGGCATCGGTCTCCTCCTCGTCACCCTCGTCCTCCATGGCATCGTCGATGGCGTCGTTAATCATCTCCTCCTTCATGTCCATCATTTCCGATTGCTTTTCAAAGTCCTGCAGGATCTTTTGTATTTGCGGGAGATTCAGCTGGCGGTTCATGTTCTGCATGGCCTTGGTGACACCTAAAAATAGGGAAAATTCCAAGATTAGAGAAAGTGAATCAGCGAACGACGGCCTTCCCATCCCATTCCCACCCACCTTTCATGGCCTGGGCCATTGTGTTCTGGGACTTGAGCGTCTGAATTTTGAGGGAAACCGCTTGAATGTTTGCCTTCATGAGCATGAATTTCTTCGCATAGCGCCGCGTGCGCACCAGATCCTTGGCCATGATCTTCACTGCATCCATTTGGCCCTCCTTGGCCATTTTCTTTATGTCGGCGATGATTTTCTTCTCTTGCTGTTCCATTTTCATCCGCTCGCGATCCAGGTCCCGCATCGCCTTGTTCAGGGCGCGCTGGTTCTTGCGCAGCATCTCATCTGGGCTAATCTTTTTGCCGAAGAGCCAGTCCATTTTTGCTCAATGTTTCAACTACAAGTTCTAATTACGATTGATATGAAGACGGAATGACGGAATTTCAAAGATTACTCATCAAGAAGCACAACAAACAATAAGTACAAGGTGTCGCGTATTATAAGGTTGTTACTCGCTGTGTAAGCGCAACCGGGCGAATACAGCTATCAAGCAGAAGAAGGTGACATCACAAATCCTTGATATTCTGCGTTTCGTTGTGAAtggctcctgctgctgcaaaCATGAAGGAATTCGACGATTTCAACTTTAGTGTGGATAAATGTAGGATAACTCTACTAATGTCTATTGGACTTACCATCTAAACGTTTTTACACATTGCAGACACCAAAGAGCTGACCCGGGAGTGTGTGGGCGGCAGCGATTTGCAGCAGCGAAAAAAGGAAATCGAGGCCTACAATGAAACGACGGCGGCCACTCTCAAGCAAACATGCAAAAAGAACTACATGGAGTTTATCCAAACGGCCAAAGAGATATCGCGTAAGTTGTACGAAAGCATCCGCCCCCTAAAAAGTGAATGTCATGATCATCCCCTAGATCTCGAGTCGGAAATGTATCAGCTCTCACATATCCTCATCGAGCAACGCAACATCTTGGCCACCATGACCGATGGCAAGACCAACTCTCGCCTGAAGGCAGACAGCGTGGAGGCGGAGAGCAGTGCCGCCGCCGATGATGTGCAGAACAGCCATGCCACACGAGCGGTAAAGGAAATGGTTCAGGGTTTCAATGGCAATCTGGAGGGCAAGACGTTCCTCAATGAGGGCGCTTTAATCGAATTGGATGCAAATGATTACCGACCCATTCAGCGAGTGTTCTTTTTTCTGTTCAACGATGTGCTCATCGTGTGCAAAGTGAAGCATGACAAGTAGGAGTATTCTTTGGTATATAAACAAGCACAGGATTTACCCAGCCTCTTCCTTTCAGGCGTTTGGACTTCCTCACCGAATACGATCCCAAGAAAATAGGCGTGATCAATATCAAGGATTTGGATGGGGTTAAAAATGCCATTATTATAATAACGCCAGATGGCTCCAAGATATATCAAAGTATTACCGCAGCGGGCAAGACAGAATGGATTGAAAAGCTCGAAGAAGCCTTTCGCTTCGATCAGCAAAAGAAGTCGAAAAAGGGACAGGCTCCGCAGCCCCCAACGCGAGCCAAACAGCAGTCGTCCAAGTCATCCACTCCAGAGAAGGTTAACAGCACTCCCCAACCCGAGACGCCAACAGAGCCCAAGTCCCTGGAGGACGAGACGCCCGAGTGGCTGAGCACGGCCAGCGAGGAGATTCAAACACTGGTGGCCCAGCGACACTTTGAGAAAGCCCAGGAGCTGATCAAGCGCACACAGGAGTACGTAAGGGGCGAGAACCGGAAGAAAGTTCCACAAGCGGACAGCATTGAGAGCAAGGTGAAGCAGCAGGAGCTCAAGCTGATCAATGTCCTGCTCAAGGAGCTCTCGAATAGTCATAATCGCAATTTGCAAATCGCCCTGAGGTCTGCCAAGCGACCGCTAAAGATACTCGTGGAGATGGGCCGCTATCGGCAGGCGAGTGCCACCCTACTGAAGGTCTGCGCCGTCAGTCTGCGGGTATCGCAGCGCGAGGCGCGTAGGAACAATGCTGATATATCAGAGCTATTCTTCTGTGATCTGACGCAGGTGGCGTGTGATTATCTCACCGCCTTCGAGCAGCAACCGGCGTGTGTGAGTGGTAAGTGTGCACAATACTACCTCTTCATTCTGTCCCTTAAACGAACTCCTTTCCGCTTTCTCCCGCAGCTCTTGTCGTCTGGTGCAACGCCGAGCTGCAGTACTTTGCCTGCCAGCTTATCAAACACTATCTCGCAAAAGGCACCTCCCTGGAGACGGTGGCCAAGTGTGTGGAGCGTGTGCGTAAGCCCTCGACAAAGCTAACTGAGATTGGGCTGGACATAAGCTATCATCTGGAGGGGCTGCTGCGCACCACCCTCGAATCGCTGATCGAAGAGTCCAAGGAGCGTCTGCTGGACTCGGTGGGACGCACCGAGGAAAGCTGGCAGCCGTACAATCTGCAGACAAAATCAAATCTGAAGCGATTGCTCCTCGAACTGGATGTCCTGGGCATCGATGTGCGGGCCCAAGCCACTGGCGACACTTGGATGAACCTCACCCAGTCCACGGTTGTCTTTATACGACACTTTCTGCAGCTCACCGAGCACTGCGGCTGCCTGGCCAAGTGCGAGACGCTGCTGCAGAAGCTGGAACTGCTGCTGAAGGAGCTCTTCATAGCCCATCACTCACTGAAGCCGCCCAGCGACATGGCTGTGGATGTAAGTGGGAGACTATATTAATTTATAGCTCTGCTCCGAAATTTACTCATTCCCCATTTTGCAGCCCAACTTTGTGATGAAGAATAAAATCTTTCTGGTTGACAATCTGCTGCCCATAGCCATAGACAAGTTCCGGCAGATATCGGGTCGCCAGTGCGAGATCCTGCGGGAGCTGCACACAAAAATGTCGCGACAGCACGGCGCTCCTTTGCCCCGACAGCGCAGCGTCTACACCACAGACGTCTTCTAGAGATGATTCGAGGGACTTGTGTTTGCTTTACTTTTTCGATTACATAtaagttttttttattttttgtcgTTTTGCTTCAATTATTtataatataattatatacatatataaccacaataataatattttgtaAAATTAAAAATCGAAGCGTGTGCTGCACTCTAAACTCGGGGCGCGAGGCGTGCCCACTCTctatatatactcgtactcgtattatatatatatatatatatattgttttgctgttttttcttttcctttttgtatatataaatCGATTCTTCACTCTAAACACTAAACAATTTagatgtttgtttttttccttCTAATTTCTATTTCGGTTGTGgctctcttctcttctcctctctctctttttttagCTGCACAAAATATAGGATTTTACAGTTGGTTCTAGGGATTCGTTCAAGGGTTTTCCCGCACGCAAATCAATTTTCCCCGTTTCCCCTGACAAAAGGTGACTGCCCCTCTGCGTGAAcgtgtacgtgtgtgtgtgtgtgtgtctgtgtatgAGTGTGTTTCaaaagtttttgttttttaaatttataatGTAAAAACTCTTAACTAAAATCCTTACTAGTTATattcatttatatttatatatatatatatatactttgtttttaatgcaaatgtgtgtgtgtgtctgtatgtgtgtgtgaggggTGGGAGTGGGCGGGGGGTTGGGACAACTTAAAAATTacatttgttttgtttgcatTATATCGAGTTACTTGTCCTGTCCTGATCTGATTCTCAGctaaattacaaaaaaaaacaaacattcacatttcaaaacaaaaactaaaagCACTCCACTTCGATACTTCCATTTCCTTCAGCTAGCATATCGTCGTATCATATAATCTCAACGCTTCCTGCTCCTACCTGCTCCTGCACTTGCAATGACTAATCCATACAGACAACCGGCACACCATTCATTAAGTGGTTCGGTTCTCCTGTCTAGATGGAACGTGGGGGTTAGGTAACGCCGactgtttttctgttttctaATTTATTATTACTTTCTTTTCATATATACTCGTTTCTGTTGCTCGCTCATCAATTTATTTGCTCTTGTTTTCTTCTTTGTTTTACTTGCaatttgtgtgtgttgttggtttttattggACTTAGGCTTAGGCTTAGTAGCTACAAGTACgcttaaatttttatttttttccgttcgtttttgttttgttttgttttgttttgtatatatattatagaaTTCTCTCTTTCTCATTTCTGCTTCGCTCGTGCTGCCTTTATTcttcttttgttgttttggatgttgttgtttttgctgctgcgGATGCTTGATGCTGATGCATTTTGTTTTACGTTTTCTTTTTCTATTTGCATGATTTCGAACAttttgtgtctgtgtgttgtgtgtgtgtgttttttttgtaatgTAATAAAATCTATACGCGCTTATTACAAAATGAAAAAAACTGcttggtgtggtgtggtgttgTGTGGTGGTGGAGTAGGTTTCGGATCTTCTAATAAATAACTTCGTAGACAGTAGCCTTCTTATCGCCCGAGCCCGTCACAATGTATTTGTCGTCAGTTGATATGTCGCAGCTAAGTACGGATGATGTTTCCTTCGACTATAATAAATCAACTCAAATAAATTagcaaaaatatataataaaaatccCTAAGGCTACTCACCTGGAATATGCTGGCACCGTATGGTGTTCGCCATGCGTTAAGCAGGTTGTCTTTGCCGGTTGAAACGAACCATTTGCCGCAGGCGGCAAATCGCAGAGACAGAACACAGCTCTCGTGCAGATGCAGTTGATACTTGTCCGGTTTCGATGCATGCAATACTTCCACGTGTGAGTTCTCCATGCCCACAGCCAGCCAGTCACCTGTACACCAAACGAAACAAGAGTTTAAGCCGAGTATATCTTAGAGATAAATCCCAACCCACCTGTGGGACAGTAGCCAAGCGAGAATATTTGAGAACTGAAATCGTGCTGCTGCAGTTGGCGGCCCTCGCGCAGGTCCCACGAGCGCACCGTGTTGTCGAGACCGCCCGTCCATAATCGCGAGCCATCCGGACTGATGTCAATGCACGAGGCACCATCGGTGTGTCCCTGGAACTGGCGCACCAGTATCTCGTTGTGCAGATCCCACACGGCAATGTTGCCGTCGCTGCAGCACGAGAAGCACACCTTCGAGTCGGGGCTGATGGCCAGCGCATAGCAGGCGGGCGCCGCTGAGGTTAGTTCGGCCTTGATCCTGGGCGTTGGGCTGGCCAGGTCCCATATCGACAGATTCGATGCCTCGCCGCCCACAATCAGCGTCCGGCCATCGGGCAGTAGCTTCACCGAGCGTATATAATTGTCTCGCTGCAGGCAATCCAACTGACTGACGGGGTTCTTGTTGCCCGGCTGTGAGATGTCCCAGACCTTGACGCACCCCTTGCCGCCCGTGTAAACGTATTTTGTAGGATTTGAAATTGTCACGGCGCAGACGACTTCGCCGTGCGATAACGTATTGATCTGACGGGCGTGCCGAGGTATACCAACGCCTACCAGCGCATCCGGCGGGAATGGCACCGGCTGTAGGCTACCCTCACCGTTCATATGGAAAGAGTATGCACTGTCACAAGAAAAGGAAGAGATAAAATCAGGTCAATAATTGGCATAAATTACAAGATAGTTAAACGtttaaatttcaatttaaataCTGTGCACACAGCCCCCAAATATAACCGAAAACAACAGAAAGTTACGGAGGCCCAGGAAAGGGGTTTAGGATATGTTTTCTTGTGGAACCAATGGAACTAACATTATTCTTCTAATGGTACTAGTGCTGTTATCCTATCTCGTAGCCTttgatagatagatagaggGACATGGGTAtgggttaggttaggttgacccCGACGACCCTCTAGGCTCCAGTTGTCCGGTTGGATTTTTAAAACCTTTGATAGCATGTTTATGAGGTTTCAAGGCTCTCGAAAATCGATGTTTATTTTGGGGAAGGCAAGTAGCTTCTTGGGTGCCCTGCTAGCGGCCACGATCAGTTCATAAGAATGAATTTCGATGGCCCTGGGCTCACAGCATGTTCTACAACTGCTGCTATTGTTGATTGTTAGTTTGAATGCGTGCGGACAtggatacatacatatgtacattcgGAGGCTGTTAAGGTGCAAAAATATCTAATAAACCTGACCAATTGTTTATTCTTTTGAATGTTATAGCAATATCTACATGTGTGTTTTTTCTAGGAAGATTTAACCAATAACTTCAATTAAATTATGACCGAGATATATATACAACAATCAGTTTCGGTATCG
This region of Drosophila miranda strain MSH22 chromosome 2, D.miranda_PacBio2.1, whole genome shotgun sequence genomic DNA includes:
- the LOC108155070 gene encoding phosphatidylinositol N-acetylglucosaminyltransferase subunit P, translated to MPEHSPAPTPHRAIYGFAFYMLFTVLFIVYVAWALLPFEFGLQPYLPDKYFAVFVPFLVLMFAWFFAFLIYPAINMSMTVNVDSIHTVVDPKLALPKGTAFTSWSQLKNSKDSPTKQKKPTPINCNMCKTSHKPITRAPIAPLRFLDLQEVNKAY
- the LOC108155067 gene encoding pre-rRNA-processing protein TSR2 homolog; protein product: MAATQQTEFQKNFRLIVEKIFNNWQNLRLAVEHGMGGRNGQQVAIQIMDYTYQYCVGNENITQGELQEVLEELMDQEFNTLCDDNSIPEICRNLLRYKQMAQQNQYPEIETELSKLPPGKEWLRPDVKVTYTPVDGDSSSDDDEDMDEDGDDDDDEIDESEEDEAPSGSGRVTRSQTRKQKAGEFVEPEDGWTTVRRK
- the LOC108155066 gene encoding DNA replication complex GINS protein SLD5 codes for the protein MSDDEITADLQAENDVDAEAALANDDEEDDDDVEQITAQKVLEILETAWTNEMCAPEILPNQTDMLELMVSQVSHMEEQMRDLDKNDFRAVVHSMELERVRYIMASYLRCRLQKIETFTQHILNQEEAREPDDKRLSPEETKFAKEFAGHVDEYFHKVATQYMPNQQRGELDQRIVVPNLMSHVFLKANVAVPAVIVGVDDEEVDMAPGSQHIIPYQLVADLLQNNQAQLI
- the LOC108155065 gene encoding UMP-CMP kinase gives rise to the protein MWRAFARVPRALECGLVTLTQQFPHSKARNFCRTSYLSKHILQPIIMTSSVKPKVVFVLGGPGAGKGTQCSKIVNRFLFTHLSAGDLLREERSREGSEFGSLIEDYIRNGKIVPVEITCSLLENAMKSSGKSLFLIDGFPRNQDNLDGWNRQMSDKVDLQFVLFFDCDEEVCVKRCLIRGQGGSGRSDDNLESLKKRIQTYNNDSMPIIKYFDDAGQVKRIDASPDADQVFREVERTFMTSGF
- the LOC108155063 gene encoding charged multivesicular body protein 2a, whose amino-acid sequence is MDWLFGKKISPDEMLRKNQRALNKAMRDLDRERMKMEQQEKKIIADIKKMAKEGQMDAVKIMAKDLVRTRRYAKKFMLMKANIQAVSLKIQTLKSQNTMAQAMKGVTKAMQNMNRQLNLPQIQKILQDFEKQSEMMDMKEEMINDAIDDAMEDEGDEEETDAVVSQVLDELGLQLGEQLGDLPNASGSLSVAGGVGAQKTPAAVAAGGVGAGGAGGGGGGGGSGAGAGAAGGSGGTSPMSDADADLQARLDKLRKD
- the LOC108155060 gene encoding exocyst complex component 8 isoform X2, giving the protein MAPAAANMKEFDDFNFSVDKYTKELTRECVGGSDLQQRKKEIEAYNETTAATLKQTCKKNYMEFIQTAKEISHLESEMYQLSHILIEQRNILATMTDGKTNSRLKADSVEAESSAAADDVQNSHATRAVKEMVQGFNGNLEGKTFLNEGALIELDANDYRPIQRVFFFLFNDVLIVCKVKHDKRLDFLTEYDPKKIGVINIKDLDGVKNAIIIITPDGSKIYQSITAAGKTEWIEKLEEAFRFDQQKKSKKGQAPQPPTRAKQQSSKSSTPEKVNSTPQPETPTEPKSLEDETPEWLSTASEEIQTLVAQRHFEKAQELIKRTQEYVRGENRKKVPQADSIESKVKQQELKLINVLLKELSNSHNRNLQIALRSAKRPLKILVEMGRYRQASATLLKVCAVSLRVSQREARRNNADISELFFCDLTQVACDYLTAFEQQPACVSALVVWCNAELQYFACQLIKHYLAKGTSLETVAKCVERVRKPSTKLTEIGLDISYHLEGLLRTTLESLIEESKERLLDSVGRTEESWQPYNLQTKSNLKRLLLELDVLGIDVRAQATGDTWMNLTQSTVVFIRHFLQLTEHCGCLAKCETLLQKLELLLKELFIAHHSLKPPSDMAVDPNFVMKNKIFLVDNLLPIAIDKFRQISGRQCEILRELHTKMSRQHGAPLPRQRSVYTTDVF
- the LOC108155060 gene encoding exocyst complex component 8 isoform X1; this encodes MAPAAANMKEFDDFNFSVDKYTKELTRECVGGSDLQQRKKEIEAYNETTAATLKQTCKKNYMEFIQTAKEISRKLYESIRPLKSECHDHPLDLESEMYQLSHILIEQRNILATMTDGKTNSRLKADSVEAESSAAADDVQNSHATRAVKEMVQGFNGNLEGKTFLNEGALIELDANDYRPIQRVFFFLFNDVLIVCKVKHDKRLDFLTEYDPKKIGVINIKDLDGVKNAIIIITPDGSKIYQSITAAGKTEWIEKLEEAFRFDQQKKSKKGQAPQPPTRAKQQSSKSSTPEKVNSTPQPETPTEPKSLEDETPEWLSTASEEIQTLVAQRHFEKAQELIKRTQEYVRGENRKKVPQADSIESKVKQQELKLINVLLKELSNSHNRNLQIALRSAKRPLKILVEMGRYRQASATLLKVCAVSLRVSQREARRNNADISELFFCDLTQVACDYLTAFEQQPACVSALVVWCNAELQYFACQLIKHYLAKGTSLETVAKCVERVRKPSTKLTEIGLDISYHLEGLLRTTLESLIEESKERLLDSVGRTEESWQPYNLQTKSNLKRLLLELDVLGIDVRAQATGDTWMNLTQSTVVFIRHFLQLTEHCGCLAKCETLLQKLELLLKELFIAHHSLKPPSDMAVDPNFVMKNKIFLVDNLLPIAIDKFRQISGRQCEILRELHTKMSRQHGAPLPRQRSVYTTDVF